The following are encoded in a window of Gossypium raimondii isolate GPD5lz chromosome 13, ASM2569854v1, whole genome shotgun sequence genomic DNA:
- the LOC105782369 gene encoding F-box protein SKIP22: MKLRLRNHESRETLRIQLPSPCSFLQLQETLSLSLPPPHPPPSSLRFYLNDNDLLLPPSPHSSLHSLGVVAGDLLYFSSNPTAFSAVSVTQMDDRNQVPDNNNNQETQMQELPQFEEPMSQDPEFSAETMDIDASALSERLSEPYFLRKVLGEELGDSGCIHKLLAISVHAVLLESGFVGIDPISGLRTDRFHWPDEFPSPVSFHYSLPELLRSNLTDYVALKFQTLGHFFQVYGSLFKGSSLYKLSLDETRFAPTLNLVWENCDKNVAMDDKKDGSFVSYPESEVFEFWKIVKDGLALPLLIDLCDKTGLALPVCLIRLPAELKVKILESLPGADIARMECVCSEMRYLASNNDLWKQKFKEEFGCTSGTVAMGNWKKMFISCWESRKKRNRAITRWQGFARVDNRPLYFPIWRDPNPFFPSFGVPHVIGGEHDASPFVAPHPYMPCVHQHPYRRRQNFRHHCNHGERQNDA, translated from the coding sequence ATGAAACTGAGACTGAGAAATCATGAATCCAGAGAAACCCTGAGAATCCAACTCCCATCTCCTTGTTCTTTTCTTCAACTCCAGGAAACCCTTTCCCTCTCCCTTCCTCCGCCCCATCCTCCTCCCTCTTCCCTCCGTTTTTACCTCAACGACAACGATTTGCTCCTACCGCCCTCCCCTCACTCTTCCCTCCATTCCCTTGGCGTCGTCGCCGGCGACCTTCTCTATTTCTCCTCCAACCCCACCGCTTTTTCCGCTGTTTCAGTAACCCAAATGGATGACCGCAATCAGGTGCCGGACAACAACAACAATCAAGAGACCCAAATGCAAGAATTGCCTCAATTTGAAGAACCCATGTCGCAAGATCCCGAATTTTCTGCAGAAACTATGGACATCGATGCCTCTGCCCTTAGTGAAAGGTTGTCGGAGCCCTACTTCTTGAGGAAGGTTTTGGGGGAAGAGCTGGGTGATAGTGGCTGCATTCACAAGCTATTGGCGATTTCGGTCCACGCCGTTTTACTCGAGTCGGGTTTCGTGGGGATCGATCCAATTTCGGGGCTCCGAACCGATCGGTTTCATTGGCCAGATGAGTTTCCTTCTCCTGTCTCATTTCACTATTCCCTGCCTGAACTGTTGAGGTCTAATTTGACTGATTATGTAGCTTTAAAGTTTCAGACTTTAGGCCATTTCTTTCAGGTTTATGGGTCTTTGTTTAAGGGTTCAAGTTTATATAAATTGTCTCTGGATGAAACTAGGTTTGCTCCAACTCTGAATTTGGTGTGGGAAAATTGTGATAAAAATGTCGCTATGGATGATAAGAAAGATGGGTCTTTTGTTTCGTATCCTGAGAGTGAAGTTTTCGAGTTTTGGAAGATTGTTAAAGATGGGCTTGCATTGCCATTGTTAATAGATCTCTGTGATAAGACTGGTTTGGCCCTTCCGGTTTGTTTGATTCGTCTCCCAGCCGAGTTAAAGGTGAAGATCCTGGAGTCGTTACCCGGTGCCGATATTGCGAGGATGGAATGCGTTTGCTCGGAGATGCGATACCTGGCTTCCAACAATGATCTGTGGAAGCAGAAATTTAAAGAAGAGTTTGGGTGTACGTCAGGAACTGTAGCAATGGGGAACTGGAAAAAGATGTTTATTTCATGCTGGGAGAGTAGGAAGAAGCGAAATCGGGCGATTACGAGGTGGCAAGGGTTTGCTCGTGTTGATAATAGACCGCTATACTTCCCAATTTGGAGAGATCCCAATCCATTCTTTCCTTCATTCGGAGTTCCTCACGTAATTGGAGGTGAGCACGATGCATCACCATTTGTTGCTCCTCATCCTTACATGCCCTGTGTTCATCAACATCCATATCGAAGGCGACAGAATTTCAGACATCACTGCAATCACGGAGAAAGACAGAATGATGCATAG